A part of Brachybacterium faecium DSM 4810 genomic DNA contains:
- a CDS encoding glutamate-5-semialdehyde dehydrogenase (PFAM: Aldehyde dehydrogenase family~TIGRFAM: gamma-glutamyl phosphate reductase), whose product METSVSTAVLSAARAAKDAQPALARLHRAAKDRVLRAMAEALVAQAEQIVAANARDLAAADEAGIAPGLRDRLALDADRVAAIAEQLRDAAALPDPVGEVIRGSVLDNGLELREVRVPMGVIGMVYEARPNVTVDAAGLALKAGSAVVLRGGSAALHSNTALIGVLREVLAAHDLPEDLIIGIDAHGREGVDVLMRARGLVDVLIPRGGAGLIRRVVEHSLVPVIETGTGKTHVLVDASADLDQAVEIVANAKLQRIGVCNALETLLVHRDVAEQALPRLTAPLAEAGVRLHADETAAGILAAAGTTAEVVPATEEDWDTEYLALELAIAVVDDLDQALAHIRAHSTGHTESILTSDVRSQQRFLDEVDSAVVMANASTRFSDGGEFGFGAEIGISTQKLHARGPMGLQEITASKWLVVGQGHARP is encoded by the coding sequence ATGGAGACTTCTGTGAGCACCGCCGTCCTCTCCGCCGCCCGCGCCGCGAAGGATGCCCAGCCCGCCCTGGCGCGCCTCCATCGGGCCGCGAAGGACCGCGTGCTGCGGGCCATGGCCGAGGCCCTCGTCGCCCAGGCCGAGCAGATCGTCGCCGCCAACGCGCGGGACCTCGCCGCGGCCGACGAGGCCGGCATCGCGCCCGGCCTGCGGGACCGCCTGGCCCTGGATGCCGACCGGGTGGCGGCGATCGCCGAGCAGCTGCGGGACGCGGCGGCCCTGCCCGACCCGGTCGGCGAGGTGATCCGCGGCTCCGTGCTCGACAACGGCCTCGAGCTGCGCGAGGTGCGGGTGCCGATGGGCGTGATCGGCATGGTCTACGAGGCGCGCCCGAACGTGACCGTCGATGCCGCGGGCCTCGCGCTCAAGGCCGGCAGCGCCGTGGTGCTGCGCGGCGGCTCAGCAGCCCTGCACTCGAACACCGCGCTCATCGGCGTGCTGCGCGAGGTGCTCGCCGCCCACGACCTGCCTGAGGACCTCATCATCGGGATCGATGCGCACGGCCGCGAGGGCGTGGACGTGCTGATGCGCGCCCGCGGCCTGGTGGACGTGCTGATCCCGCGCGGCGGCGCCGGGCTCATCCGCCGCGTCGTCGAGCACTCGCTGGTGCCCGTCATCGAGACCGGCACCGGGAAGACCCACGTGCTGGTCGACGCGAGCGCCGACCTCGACCAGGCCGTCGAGATCGTCGCCAACGCCAAGCTGCAGCGCATCGGGGTGTGCAATGCGCTCGAGACGCTGCTCGTCCACCGCGACGTCGCCGAGCAGGCGCTGCCGCGGCTGACCGCACCGCTCGCGGAGGCCGGGGTGCGCCTGCACGCCGACGAGACCGCGGCCGGGATCCTCGCCGCCGCCGGGACCACTGCCGAGGTGGTCCCCGCCACCGAGGAGGACTGGGACACCGAGTACCTGGCCCTCGAGCTCGCGATCGCCGTGGTCGACGACCTCGACCAGGCGCTCGCCCACATCCGCGCCCATTCCACCGGCCACACCGAGTCGATCCTCACCTCCGACGTGCGCAGCCAGCAGCGCTTCCTCGACGAGGTCGACTCCGCCGTGGTGATGGCCAACGCCTCCACCCGCTTCTCCGACGGCGGCGAGTTCGGCTTCGGCGCGGAGATCGGCATCTCCACCCAGAAGCTCCACGCCCGCGGCCCGATGGGCCTGCAGGAGATCACCGCGAGCAAGTGGCTGGTGGTGGGGCAGGGCCACGCGCGGCCGTGA
- a CDS encoding GTP-binding protein Obg/CgtA (PFAM: Domain of unknown function (DUF1967); GTPase of unknown function; GTP1/OBG~TIGRFAM: GTP-binding conserved hypothetical protein; GTP-binding protein Obg/CgtA) — protein MATFVDRVQLQVVGGSGGNGAASIRREKFKPLAGPDGADGGRGGDVILEVDASTTTLLAYHHRPHQRATGGGFGKGDLRHGARGEDLVLPVPDGTVVTGADGTVLADLVGIGTRFVAARGGSGGLGNAALANAKRKAPGFALLGEPGEERTLVLELKTVADVALVGYPSAGKSSLIAAMSAARPKIADYPFTTLVPNLGVVEAGQHRYTIADVPGLIPGASQGKGLGLDFLRHIERCHVLVHVLDTASLESDRDPAGDLATIEHELASYAASLDEETEGRVPLMERPTVIVLNKTDLPDGADMADMIRDQLAERQVPIVDVSAVSHKGLRELSFVLGDLVEQARAALPEPEPAPIVLAPRAVDEKGFRVVTEQYEGGTAFRVQGDKPERWVHQTDFTNDEAVGFLADRLAKLGVEDELYASGAVAGSTVLIGPGDDAVVFDWEPTMVGGAELLGRRGTDDRLEERHRPTREAKKEQQRARTAARMDRIAAMEAERKAGHWSDPSDGATR, from the coding sequence ATGGCCACATTCGTCGACCGCGTCCAGCTGCAGGTCGTCGGGGGATCGGGCGGGAACGGCGCCGCCTCCATCCGCCGCGAGAAGTTCAAGCCCCTGGCCGGGCCCGACGGGGCCGACGGCGGGCGCGGCGGTGACGTGATCCTCGAGGTCGACGCCTCCACCACGACGCTGCTGGCCTATCACCACCGCCCGCACCAGCGGGCCACCGGCGGCGGCTTCGGCAAGGGCGACCTGCGCCACGGCGCGCGGGGCGAGGACCTCGTGCTCCCGGTCCCCGACGGCACCGTGGTCACCGGGGCGGACGGCACCGTGCTGGCCGACCTGGTCGGCATCGGCACCCGCTTCGTCGCCGCCCGCGGCGGCAGCGGGGGACTGGGCAACGCGGCGCTGGCGAACGCGAAGCGCAAGGCCCCCGGTTTCGCGCTGCTCGGCGAACCCGGCGAGGAGCGCACCCTCGTGCTCGAGCTGAAGACCGTCGCGGACGTCGCCCTGGTGGGCTACCCCAGCGCCGGCAAGTCCTCCCTCATCGCTGCGATGAGCGCCGCCCGGCCGAAGATCGCCGACTACCCCTTCACCACGCTCGTGCCGAACCTCGGCGTGGTCGAGGCGGGCCAGCACCGCTACACCATCGCGGACGTTCCCGGGCTGATCCCCGGCGCGAGCCAGGGCAAGGGCCTGGGCCTGGACTTCCTGCGCCACATCGAGCGCTGTCACGTCCTGGTGCACGTGCTGGACACCGCCTCGCTCGAATCCGACCGCGACCCCGCAGGCGACCTCGCCACGATCGAGCACGAGCTCGCGAGCTACGCGGCGAGCCTCGACGAGGAGACCGAGGGGCGCGTTCCGCTCATGGAGCGGCCCACCGTCATCGTGCTGAACAAGACCGACCTGCCCGACGGCGCGGACATGGCCGACATGATCCGCGACCAGCTCGCCGAGCGGCAGGTGCCGATCGTCGACGTCTCCGCCGTCTCGCACAAGGGCCTGCGGGAGCTGTCCTTCGTGCTCGGCGATCTCGTGGAGCAGGCGCGGGCCGCGCTGCCCGAGCCGGAGCCGGCCCCGATCGTGCTCGCCCCCCGCGCGGTGGACGAGAAGGGCTTCCGCGTCGTCACCGAGCAGTACGAGGGCGGCACCGCCTTCCGGGTGCAGGGCGACAAGCCCGAGCGCTGGGTGCACCAGACCGACTTCACCAACGACGAAGCCGTCGGCTTCCTCGCCGACCGCCTCGCGAAGCTCGGCGTCGAGGACGAGCTGTACGCCTCCGGTGCGGTGGCCGGGTCGACCGTGCTCATCGGCCCCGGGGACGACGCGGTCGTCTTCGACTGGGAGCCGACGATGGTGGGCGGCGCCGAGCTGCTGGGCCGGCGCGGCACCGACGACCGGCTCGAGGAGCGCCACCGCCCCACCCGCGAGGCGAAGAAGGAGCAGCAGCGGGCCCGCACGGCGGCCCGCATGGACCGGATCGCCGCGATGGAGGCGGAGCGCAAGGCGGGCCACTGGAGCGACCCGTCCGACGGGGCGACGCGGTGA
- a CDS encoding nicotinate-nucleotide adenylyltransferase (PFAM: Cytidylyltransferase~TIGRFAM: cytidyltransferase-related domain; nicotinate (nicotinamide) nucleotide adenylyltransferase): protein MGGTFDPIHHGHLVAASEVQSVFGLDEVVFVPTGRPWQKVEQAISDPEHRYLMTVVATAANPVFTVSRADIDRPGATYTIDTLRDLHHEHPGADLFFITGADALQNILTWKDTEEIFELAHFVGVTRPGHELDTSGLPEDGVTLIEVPAMAISSTDCRTRVAAGAPVWYLVPDGVVQYINKYALYTGGDGR from the coding sequence ATGGGCGGGACGTTCGATCCCATCCATCACGGCCACCTCGTCGCCGCCAGCGAGGTGCAGAGCGTCTTCGGTCTGGACGAGGTGGTCTTCGTCCCCACCGGGCGGCCGTGGCAGAAGGTGGAGCAGGCGATCTCCGATCCGGAGCACCGCTACCTCATGACGGTGGTCGCCACCGCCGCGAACCCGGTCTTCACCGTCTCCCGCGCGGACATCGACCGCCCCGGCGCGACGTACACGATCGACACCCTGCGGGACCTGCACCACGAGCACCCCGGGGCGGATCTGTTCTTCATCACCGGGGCGGACGCGCTGCAGAACATCCTCACCTGGAAGGACACGGAGGAGATCTTCGAGCTCGCGCACTTCGTCGGCGTCACCCGGCCCGGCCACGAGCTCGACACCTCCGGCCTGCCCGAGGACGGCGTCACCCTCATCGAGGTCCCGGCGATGGCGATCAGCTCCACCGACTGCCGCACCCGCGTCGCCGCCGGCGCGCCCGTGTGGTACCTGGTCCCCGACGGGGTCGTCCAATACATCAACAAGTACGCCCTCTACACAGGAGGTGACGGCCGATGA
- a CDS encoding cytochrome bd-type quinol oxidase, subunit 1 (PFAM: Bacterial Cytochrome Ubiquinol Oxidase) produces the protein MDALDLARWQFGITTVYHFIFVPLTIGLSLLVAIMHTRAVYAKDALRKDAWTRMTKFFGSMLIVNFGIGIATGIVQEFQFGMNWSEYARYVGDVFGAPLALEGLAAFFLESVFLGLWIFGWGKMPEKIHLLTIWAVALGTTLSAYFIIAANSFMQHPVGAMLNPETGRAELDPSQGSILAVLTNVTAMAAFPHVVSGAWLVAGAFLTGVAAWHMVRHHNRARALGLDTPEGQEQHLAARDLYRPTVRFGVIAMFVSALVLVISGDVQAKLMFEQQPMKMASAEALCETQTDVPFSILTVGGPNAFSEDCDGVTHLIEIPYVTGILATNDPHAELQGVDDLNAQYKEQFGETALDINGDEVAADYRPNLFVTYWSFRLMMGLAAFSGILAFWALWVTRGKGEAARTTGSKAFAWFAVLAIPMPFLANSAGWVFTEIGRQPWVVHPNPLDPTVRLMTMQGVSNHPGWMVLTSLAAFTLVYGVLAVLWFEMMRRAALRGAPLAKRDPDSGELDTPTLSFDY, from the coding sequence ATGGATGCCCTCGACCTCGCACGGTGGCAGTTCGGCATCACCACCGTGTACCACTTCATCTTCGTGCCGCTGACGATCGGGCTCTCGCTGCTCGTCGCCATCATGCACACCCGCGCGGTGTACGCGAAGGACGCCCTGCGCAAGGACGCCTGGACCCGGATGACCAAGTTCTTCGGCTCGATGCTGATCGTGAACTTCGGCATCGGGATCGCCACCGGCATCGTGCAGGAGTTCCAGTTCGGCATGAACTGGTCCGAGTACGCCCGCTACGTGGGCGACGTGTTCGGCGCACCGCTCGCGCTCGAGGGCCTCGCCGCGTTCTTCCTCGAATCCGTGTTCCTGGGGCTGTGGATCTTCGGCTGGGGCAAGATGCCCGAGAAGATCCACCTGCTCACCATCTGGGCGGTGGCGCTGGGCACCACCCTCTCGGCGTACTTCATCATCGCCGCGAACTCGTTCATGCAGCATCCCGTCGGCGCGATGCTGAACCCGGAGACGGGCCGGGCCGAGCTCGACCCCTCGCAGGGCTCGATCCTCGCGGTGCTCACCAACGTCACCGCGATGGCGGCCTTCCCACACGTGGTCTCCGGCGCGTGGCTGGTGGCCGGCGCCTTCCTCACGGGTGTCGCCGCCTGGCACATGGTGCGCCACCACAACCGGGCCCGCGCCCTGGGCCTGGACACGCCGGAGGGCCAGGAGCAGCACCTCGCCGCGCGCGATCTGTACCGGCCCACCGTGCGCTTCGGCGTCATCGCGATGTTCGTCTCCGCCCTGGTGCTGGTGATCTCCGGTGACGTGCAGGCCAAGCTCATGTTCGAGCAGCAGCCGATGAAGATGGCCTCCGCCGAGGCGCTGTGCGAGACGCAGACGGACGTGCCGTTCTCGATCCTCACCGTCGGCGGGCCCAACGCCTTCAGCGAGGACTGCGACGGCGTCACCCACCTCATCGAGATCCCGTACGTGACCGGGATCCTGGCGACCAACGACCCGCACGCCGAGCTGCAGGGCGTGGACGACCTCAACGCGCAGTACAAGGAGCAGTTCGGCGAGACGGCTCTGGACATCAACGGCGACGAGGTCGCCGCCGACTACCGCCCGAACCTCTTCGTCACCTACTGGTCCTTCCGGCTGATGATGGGCCTGGCCGCCTTCAGCGGGATCCTCGCGTTCTGGGCCCTGTGGGTGACCCGCGGCAAGGGCGAGGCCGCGCGCACCACCGGCTCGAAGGCCTTCGCGTGGTTCGCCGTGCTGGCGATCCCGATGCCCTTCCTCGCGAACTCCGCCGGCTGGGTCTTCACCGAGATCGGCCGCCAGCCCTGGGTGGTCCACCCCAATCCCCTGGACCCCACGGTGCGGCTGATGACGATGCAGGGCGTCTCGAACCATCCCGGCTGGATGGTGCTCACCTCGCTGGCCGCGTTCACGCTCGTCTACGGCGTGCTGGCGGTGCTCTGGTTCGAGATGATGCGCCGGGCCGCGCTCCGCGGTGCTCCGCTGGCGAAGCGGGACCCGGACAGCGGCGAGCTCGACACCCCCACCCTCTCCTTCGACTACTGA
- a CDS encoding LSU ribosomal protein L21P (PFAM: Ribosomal prokaryotic L21 protein~TIGRFAM: ribosomal protein L21) — MVYAIVRAGGRQEKVSVGDTIVINRVAGEAGDSIDLAPVLLVDGDKVTSAQNELAKVKVTAEKVEDLRGEKIRILRYKNKTGYKKRQGHRQELTRLKITGIA, encoded by the coding sequence GTGGTGTACGCAATCGTCCGCGCAGGCGGTCGTCAGGAGAAGGTGTCGGTCGGTGACACCATCGTGATCAACCGCGTGGCAGGCGAGGCGGGCGACAGCATCGATCTCGCTCCCGTGCTGCTGGTCGACGGCGACAAGGTCACCTCCGCACAGAACGAGCTGGCCAAGGTGAAGGTCACCGCCGAGAAGGTCGAAGACCTCCGCGGCGAGAAGATCCGCATCCTCCGCTACAAGAACAAGACCGGTTACAAGAAGCGCCAGGGCCACCGCCAGGAGCTGACCCGGCTGAAGATCACGGGCATCGCCTGA
- a CDS encoding LSU ribosomal protein L27P (PFAM: Ribosomal L27 protein~TIGRFAM: ribosomal protein L27): MASKKGVSSSKNGRDSNAQRLGVKRFGGQVVGAGEILVRQRGTKIHPGDGVGRGNDDTLFALTAGTVEFGRKRDRSVVSVVETV, encoded by the coding sequence ATGGCATCTAAGAAGGGCGTCAGCTCCTCCAAGAACGGGCGCGACTCCAACGCCCAGCGTCTCGGCGTCAAGCGTTTCGGCGGCCAGGTCGTCGGCGCCGGCGAGATCCTGGTGCGCCAGCGCGGCACCAAGATCCACCCCGGTGACGGCGTGGGCCGCGGCAACGACGACACCCTGTTCGCGCTCACCGCGGGCACCGTCGAGTTCGGCCGCAAGCGCGACCGCAGCGTGGTCAGCGTCGTCGAGACGGTCTGA
- a CDS encoding ribonuclease, Rne/Rng family (PFAM: S1 RNA binding domain; Ribonuclease E/G family~TIGRFAM: ribonuclease, Rne/Rng family) — protein sequence MADSTHEPENDTSETQNPPPARRRRRAGAPAGAPAFTPPTVPEPESTAPRTVVAAQEDVPAEPAPTTPTRRRRRAGAPAGAPTAPAAEVGTARSETPERAAPVDEPAAEPAPETTEPESAETASTETETVAETSEAETETESADGEDNPVVDDLRALASARGAAPEDPAEDDRARRREQVQMDFASLLFQAPTPQPRTTVGPHDAPVGSADLAFAPAAEDDDSEQADDAEDTGSAERSAHSEGMDEEHSPRSRRSRSRSRRSSQREGQDDSRSTEDSEEETETESSSQDEGEDRSADGSTSSRRRRRRGGRGRRGRGRGEDDAGDNGEDESSEDAGQDDSDGENGSQRSEAGDSGSGSSSSRRRRRRRRSGSNGDDASSPDDPPNTVVKVREARDEVKAVKGSTRLEAKRQRRREGRDAGRKRSVITEAEFLARRESVKRSMVVRERPGRTQIAVLEDDVLVEHYVAQKSQTSMVGNVYMGKVQNVLPSMEAAFVDIGKGRNAVLYAGEVNWDAVGLEGQPRRIELALKSGDPVLVQVTKDPIGHKGARLTSQISLPGRYVVFVPGGSMTGISRKLPDTERARLKKIMRQIIPEDAGVIVRTAAEGASEEELTHDVERLRAQWEKITKAQKSRSAPVALSQEPDIAIKVVRDVFNEDFTSLIVEGDKVHDEVHSYVSDVAPDLLDRVTRHVPTSPGKDVFAKHRIDEQLLKAMDRKVYLPSGGSLVIDRTEAMTVVDVNTGKFTGSGGSLEETVTKNNLEAAEEIVRQLRLRDIGGIIVIDFIDMVLESNRDLVLRRLVECLGRDRTKHQVAEVTSLGLVQMTRKRVGQGLVETFSHSCEHCNGRGLLVDMDGEHQHGGSGGGNGGDESAKSSRRRGRRSRSGAKDDSENGDNGGEDAQNDVHRLADDEDSRALARATIASIAAASGSTTPPEAEADSAAAETPEQDTPDQG from the coding sequence ATGGCTGACAGCACCCACGAACCCGAGAACGACACGTCGGAGACGCAGAACCCGCCCCCCGCGCGCCGCCGCCGGCGCGCCGGCGCCCCTGCCGGAGCCCCCGCCTTCACCCCGCCGACGGTCCCGGAGCCGGAGAGCACCGCCCCCCGCACCGTGGTCGCCGCGCAGGAGGACGTCCCCGCCGAGCCCGCGCCCACCACGCCCACGCGTCGCCGCCGCCGCGCCGGCGCACCCGCGGGAGCGCCGACCGCCCCCGCCGCCGAGGTCGGGACCGCCCGGAGCGAGACGCCCGAGCGTGCAGCGCCGGTGGACGAGCCCGCTGCGGAGCCGGCGCCCGAGACCACGGAGCCCGAGAGCGCCGAGACCGCGAGCACCGAGACCGAGACGGTCGCGGAGACCTCCGAGGCCGAGACCGAGACGGAGAGCGCCGACGGCGAGGACAACCCCGTCGTCGACGATCTGCGTGCCCTGGCCTCCGCCCGCGGCGCCGCGCCGGAGGATCCCGCCGAGGACGACCGCGCCCGCCGCCGCGAGCAGGTCCAGATGGACTTCGCCTCGCTCCTGTTCCAGGCCCCGACCCCGCAGCCGCGCACCACCGTCGGCCCGCACGATGCTCCCGTCGGCAGCGCCGACCTCGCCTTCGCCCCCGCCGCGGAGGATGACGACTCCGAGCAGGCCGACGACGCCGAGGACACCGGATCCGCCGAGCGCTCCGCCCACAGCGAGGGCATGGACGAGGAGCACAGCCCCCGCTCCCGCCGCAGCCGCAGCCGCTCGCGCCGCTCCTCGCAGCGCGAGGGCCAGGACGACTCGCGGAGCACCGAGGACTCCGAGGAGGAGACCGAGACGGAGAGCTCCTCGCAGGACGAGGGCGAGGACCGCTCCGCGGACGGCTCCACCAGCTCGCGCCGTCGGCGCCGTCGCGGAGGACGCGGCCGTCGCGGCCGCGGCCGCGGCGAGGACGACGCCGGCGACAACGGCGAGGACGAGAGCTCCGAGGATGCCGGGCAGGACGACTCCGACGGCGAGAACGGCTCCCAGCGCTCCGAGGCGGGAGACTCGGGCTCCGGCTCCTCGAGCTCGCGCCGCCGTCGTCGTCGCCGCCGCTCCGGCAGCAACGGCGATGACGCGAGCTCGCCCGACGATCCGCCGAACACCGTGGTCAAGGTCCGCGAAGCGCGCGACGAGGTCAAGGCCGTCAAGGGCTCCACCCGCCTCGAGGCCAAGCGCCAGCGCCGCCGCGAGGGCCGCGACGCCGGCCGCAAGCGCAGCGTCATCACCGAGGCGGAGTTCCTCGCCCGCCGCGAGTCCGTCAAGCGCTCGATGGTGGTGCGCGAGCGCCCCGGCCGCACCCAGATCGCGGTGCTCGAGGACGACGTGCTCGTCGAGCACTACGTCGCCCAGAAGTCGCAGACCTCGATGGTCGGCAATGTCTACATGGGCAAGGTCCAGAACGTGCTGCCCTCCATGGAGGCGGCATTCGTCGACATCGGCAAGGGCCGCAACGCCGTGCTCTACGCCGGCGAGGTCAACTGGGACGCCGTGGGCCTGGAGGGCCAGCCGCGCCGCATCGAGCTCGCGCTCAAGAGCGGCGACCCGGTGCTGGTGCAGGTCACCAAGGACCCGATCGGCCACAAGGGCGCCCGCCTGACCAGCCAGATCTCCCTGCCCGGCCGGTACGTGGTGTTCGTGCCCGGAGGGTCGATGACCGGCATCTCCCGCAAGCTGCCCGACACCGAGCGGGCGCGCCTGAAGAAGATCATGCGCCAGATCATCCCCGAGGACGCCGGCGTCATCGTGCGCACCGCCGCCGAGGGCGCGAGCGAGGAGGAGCTGACCCACGACGTCGAGCGCCTCCGCGCCCAGTGGGAGAAGATCACCAAGGCGCAGAAGAGCCGCTCCGCCCCGGTCGCGCTCTCCCAGGAGCCGGACATCGCCATCAAGGTGGTGCGCGACGTCTTCAACGAGGACTTCACCTCCCTGATCGTCGAGGGCGACAAGGTCCACGACGAGGTCCACTCCTACGTCAGCGACGTGGCACCGGACCTCCTCGACCGCGTCACCCGGCACGTCCCCACCAGCCCCGGCAAGGACGTCTTCGCCAAGCACCGCATCGACGAGCAGCTGCTGAAGGCCATGGACCGCAAGGTGTACCTGCCCTCCGGCGGGTCCCTCGTCATCGACCGCACCGAGGCGATGACCGTGGTCGACGTGAACACCGGCAAGTTCACCGGCTCCGGCGGCTCCCTCGAGGAGACCGTCACCAAGAACAACCTCGAGGCCGCCGAGGAGATCGTTCGCCAGCTCCGGCTGCGCGACATCGGCGGGATCATCGTCATCGACTTCATCGACATGGTCCTCGAGTCCAACCGCGACCTCGTGCTGCGCCGCCTCGTGGAGTGCCTGGGACGCGACCGCACCAAGCACCAGGTCGCCGAGGTCACCTCGCTGGGCCTGGTGCAGATGACCCGCAAGCGCGTGGGCCAGGGGCTGGTCGAGACGTTCTCCCACTCCTGCGAGCACTGCAACGGCCGCGGCCTGCTGGTCGACATGGACGGCGAGCACCAGCACGGCGGCAGCGGCGGCGGGAACGGCGGGGACGAGTCCGCCAAGTCCTCGCGGCGCCGCGGCCGGCGCTCGCGCAGCGGGGCGAAGGACGACTCCGAGAACGGCGACAACGGCGGCGAGGACGCCCAGAACGACGTGCACCGCCTCGCCGACGACGAGGACAGCCGCGCCCTGGCGCGGGCGACGATCGCCTCGATCGCCGCCGCCTCCGGAAGCACGACGCCGCCCGAGGCGGAGGCCGACAGCGCGGCCGCGGAGACCCCGGAGCAGGACACCCCCGACCAGGGGTGA
- a CDS encoding glutamate 5-kinase (PFAM: Amino acid kinase family; PUA domain~TIGRFAM: glutamate 5-kinase): MSVAELRQPERLTSRDALTTARRLVVKIGSSSLTDERGRLDEERIRQIADTAATLAGRGTELVIVSSGAIAAALGPLGLPERPAAVELQQAAASVGQALLATAWQGAFARHGLITGQVLLAESDVIRRATYRNVRTALEALLDLGSVPVVNENDTTATHEIRFGDNDRLAALVAQLLGADALILLTDVDALYTAPPREPGAQRIGEVEDVARLAGVNIGSVGSKVGTGGMVTKLSAAQLASTTGTAALMTSTEQFSAALAGQDVGTFFPAHQGRRRSRLVWLRFATRGAGSLRLDEGAADAVRSGRRSLLAVGITSVEGTFPAGVPVDVLGPDGPVFARGLAAFSSDELRAMAGRGTEEARAQLGERFGRAAIHRDQLVVL, encoded by the coding sequence GTGAGCGTCGCAGAACTCCGCCAGCCCGAGCGGCTGACCTCCCGTGACGCCCTGACCACGGCGCGCCGCCTGGTGGTGAAGATCGGCTCCTCGAGCCTCACCGACGAGCGCGGACGCCTCGACGAGGAGCGGATCCGGCAGATCGCGGACACCGCCGCGACCCTCGCCGGGCGCGGCACCGAGCTGGTGATCGTCTCCTCCGGCGCGATCGCCGCGGCCCTCGGCCCGCTGGGCCTGCCCGAGCGGCCCGCCGCCGTCGAGCTGCAGCAGGCCGCGGCGAGCGTGGGCCAGGCGCTGCTGGCCACCGCCTGGCAGGGAGCCTTCGCCCGGCACGGCCTGATCACGGGGCAGGTGCTGCTCGCCGAATCCGATGTGATCCGGCGGGCGACCTACCGCAACGTGCGCACCGCGCTCGAGGCGCTGCTGGACCTGGGCTCCGTCCCCGTGGTCAACGAGAACGACACCACCGCCACGCACGAGATCCGCTTCGGGGACAACGACCGCCTCGCCGCGCTCGTCGCGCAGCTTCTCGGCGCGGACGCGCTGATCCTGCTCACCGACGTCGACGCCCTGTACACCGCCCCGCCGCGGGAGCCGGGCGCGCAGCGCATCGGCGAGGTCGAGGACGTCGCCCGTCTCGCCGGGGTCAACATCGGCTCGGTCGGCTCCAAGGTGGGCACCGGAGGGATGGTCACGAAGCTCTCCGCCGCGCAGCTCGCCTCCACCACCGGCACCGCGGCGCTGATGACCTCGACCGAGCAGTTCTCCGCCGCCCTCGCCGGGCAGGACGTGGGCACCTTCTTCCCCGCCCACCAGGGCCGGCGCCGCTCGCGCCTGGTCTGGCTGCGCTTCGCGACCCGCGGCGCGGGCAGCCTGCGCCTCGACGAGGGTGCCGCCGACGCCGTGCGCAGCGGACGCCGCTCGCTGCTGGCCGTCGGCATCACCTCTGTCGAGGGCACCTTCCCGGCCGGCGTCCCCGTGGACGTCCTGGGCCCCGACGGCCCGGTCTTCGCCCGCGGCCTCGCCGCCTTCAGCAGCGACGAGCTGCGTGCCATGGCCGGGCGCGGCACCGAGGAGGCGCGCGCGCAGCTGGGGGAGCGGTTCGGCCGCGCCGCGATCCACCGTGACCAGCTGGTGGTGCTCTGA